TACttttaactatttaaaaacACACTCGTTAGCTTGGGTCGATATGGGGAAATTATAATATTGTCTGATCAGAGGGGGTATCTAAAAAAAACGCTACGTTTTATAACTTTGTGGTTAAATATTGCCTTAATTGTGTTCAAATTAGTATAACGCTTTCTTATTATATACAGAAATGTTTTAAAAGCTTACTTTCTTTAGAAACTAATATACAAAATTCAAGAATTCAAATTTACTTTTCACTTAAAATAGACAGAGTTCCTACTTAAGAACATCCAATTGTCCAAGATGTGATTAAATATTGCTTTTGGTCTTATTTAGTGGCTATCCTCTCAATCGACCCAATCTAACACACACtcaaatacagaaaaaaatacGCATATTTACAGTGTAGTCTCGCAAATACTGGAAATTTCGCCAACTTTAAGTGTGAATGCCACCACATCCGCCGTCCGACGCGCCTAAAGCTGCGGCACAATGCCCCACGAGCGGAGGAGTCCAGTGCGCTGGTACTTCTTGCCAATGGTCTGGACGTGGAAGCCGATCTGTTGCAATCGCTCGTGGTCGAGGATCTTGCGGCCATCGAAGATGTAAGCCGGCTTCATCATGGATTGGTATATACGCTTAAAGTCCAAATCGACAAACTCATCCCATTCCGTGCAGATGACCAAGGCATGTGTGGCTCGCACTGCGCTGTAGGGATCACTGTGGATCTGCACCGCCTTCTTCACCTTCTCCGGCGATTCCGTGACACTGGGATGCGTGAGATCGTCTATGATCTGCTCCGGTTCCACCTTGGGATCGTAGATATCCAGTGCGGCGCCCTCCTCCAGTAGAGTTTGGCATACGGTTATAGCGGCCGTTTCGCGCGTATCGCCCGTATTCTTCTTGAAGGCAAAGCCCAAGATCGCTATCCTTTTGTCCGACACCGTGTTGAACAAACTCTCGATGATCTTCTGCGAGAATCGCCGCTTCTGGTACTCGTTCATGTCGATCACCTGCTGCCAGTAGGCGGCCACCTCGGGCAGATTGAGGTTCTCGCATATGTAGATCAGGTTGAGGATGTCCTTCTGAAAGCAGCTGCCGCCAAAGCCCACGGAAGCCTGCAGGAACTTGGAACCGATGCGAGAGTCCAGACCCACGGCGCGCGCCACCTCGGAGACATCTGCGCCGGTGGCCTCGCACACTGCCGACAGCGAATTGATGCTTGAGATTCGCTGGGCGAGGAATGCGTTTGCCGCCAGCTTGGACAGTTCGCTGCTCCACGTGTTGGTTGTGAGGATGTTCTGCTTGGGTATCCAGTGCTCGTAGATCCAGGACAGCTTTTCCACCGCTTGATGGCCCTCGGGCGTCTCCTCGCCGCCGATCAGCACGCGATCCGCATTCAGCAGATCATTGATGGCGGTGCCCTCGGCCAGGAACTCGGGATTGGACAGAATGTCGTAGTGGATGCCCGGCTTCTGGTTCGCCCGCAGTATGTGCATGATGCTCTCCGCCGCCCGCACGGGCACCGTGCTCTTCTCCACCACAATCTTGTTGGACTGCGCAATCTCGGCGATCATCCGTGCTGCACTCTCCACGTACTTGAGGTCCGCCGCTCGGCCTGCAGATTAAAAAGTGGATTACTAAGTGATATTAGGTTTGACAATAAGCGGTAGCAATTCATTTTAGGTTTACTTAAAGTATTTCTCGAACAGCAAAG
This portion of the Drosophila santomea strain STO CAGO 1482 chromosome 3L, Prin_Dsan_1.1, whole genome shotgun sequence genome encodes:
- the LOC120448040 gene encoding UDP-glucose 6-dehydrogenase gives rise to the protein MKVCCIGAGYVGGPTCAVMALKCPDIVITLVDKSVERIAQWNSDKLPIYEPGLDEVVKKCRNVNLFFSTDIETAIKEADLIFISVNTPTKTCGNGKGRAADLKYVESAARMIAEIAQSNKIVVEKSTVPVRAAESIMHILRANQKPGIHYDILSNPEFLAEGTAINDLLNADRVLIGGEETPEGHQAVEKLSWIYEHWIPKQNILTTNTWSSELSKLAANAFLAQRISSINSLSAVCEATGADVSEVARAVGLDSRIGSKFLQASVGFGGSCFQKDILNLIYICENLNLPEVAAYWQQVIDMNEYQKRRFSQKIIESLFNTVSDKRIAILGFAFKKNTGDTRETAAITVCQTLLEEGAALDIYDPKVEPEQIIDDLTHPSVTESPEKVKKAVQIHSDPYSAVRATHALVICTEWDEFVDLDFKRIYQSMMKPAYIFDGRKILDHERLQQIGFHVQTIGKKYQRTGLLRSWGIVPQL